One window of Sphingobacteriales bacterium genomic DNA carries:
- a CDS encoding acyl carrier protein, with the protein MKESIEEFIKRLEEQFDDLPKGVLKPNSLFREAFSWNSINALIVIALIQTEYGVAIDAEDLRKSKTVQD; encoded by the coding sequence ATGAAAGAAAGCATAGAAGAATTTATTAAACGTTTGGAAGAACAATTTGATGATTTGCCGAAAGGCGTACTTAAACCTAACAGCCTTTTCAGGGAAGCTTTTAGCTGGAATTCAATTAACGCCCTGATTGTCATAGCTTTAATTCAGACTGAATATGGGGTGGCCATTGATGCGGAAGACCTGCGCAAATCGAAAACTGTGCAGGAT
- a CDS encoding long-chain fatty acid--CoA ligase, with the protein MCQRTFDIVLRAEKTYPDLIAFAHKKEGQWRYVSYREYAKLSKKLAKALIANDVVKGDHIATLTNNRPEWNVLDAGINMAGAVHVPVSPFYSEDDLHYIIEHTDISLIFVFNKILYQVIRRICSNIPLVRKIILIEDAEDIPSLNRFLEEGNDVPDEVLERRISETGEEDIQSIYFTSGTGGRPKGAMVRHRNILRMMKSMSEIYFLKKGEKALSYLPLSHSYESAHNYMYQHAGMIVYYAESMNTVVGNLQEVKPVIFLSVPLLLDKIAAEIQSMTEKQTGSRKRIWQNAWNFAINYNPENRSLIYRLKHNYYRKKVFPFWKEVLGEKVTRISAGGASLPEHLARLFFAMDIMVLEVYGMTETYAISVNSFQYGIKIGTVGVPEKNVEVRLDEEGEILCRSPYIIKGYYKNPELTAEIIDPDGWFHTGDLGEWMDGKYLKITGRKKHVFKTASGNFISPENIEKQLVKSRFISHALVVGKDKNYLSAILVPDFNELKNYCQERKYETTNWKIVLNDLEIRSLFQKVIDEYNRNAWETEQIKKFSILDHPWSVQTGELTPTMKLKRNNLLERYDGMVKQFYE; encoded by the coding sequence ATGTGTCAAAGGACTTTTGATATTGTTCTGAGGGCCGAAAAAACTTATCCTGATTTAATTGCTTTTGCCCATAAAAAAGAAGGTCAATGGCGGTATGTGTCCTACCGGGAATATGCCAAACTTTCAAAAAAACTGGCAAAAGCCTTAATAGCCAATGATGTCGTAAAAGGAGATCACATCGCCACCCTTACCAACAACCGGCCTGAATGGAATGTCCTCGATGCAGGGATCAACATGGCAGGGGCTGTTCACGTTCCTGTCAGTCCTTTTTACAGCGAGGATGACCTGCATTACATAATTGAGCATACAGATATCAGCTTGATTTTTGTTTTTAATAAAATCCTGTATCAGGTAATCAGGCGTATCTGTAGTAACATACCTTTGGTCAGGAAAATCATTTTGATTGAAGATGCAGAGGACATTCCATCGTTAAACCGCTTTTTGGAAGAAGGGAATGATGTACCGGATGAAGTCCTTGAACGCAGGATTTCAGAAACAGGAGAGGAGGATATTCAGAGCATATATTTTACCTCAGGGACAGGGGGAAGACCAAAAGGGGCAATGGTTCGCCACCGCAATATTCTCCGCATGATGAAAAGCATGTCAGAAATATATTTTCTCAAAAAAGGGGAGAAGGCGCTCAGTTATCTGCCGTTAAGCCATTCCTATGAGTCGGCTCATAACTATATGTATCAGCATGCGGGGATGATTGTCTATTATGCAGAAAGCATGAATACAGTTGTGGGAAACCTGCAGGAAGTCAAACCGGTGATTTTTTTGAGTGTGCCTTTATTGCTCGATAAAATAGCTGCGGAAATACAATCCATGACGGAAAAGCAAACAGGTTCAAGAAAAAGAATATGGCAGAATGCCTGGAATTTTGCCATTAATTATAATCCTGAAAATCGTTCATTGATTTACAGATTAAAGCACAACTATTACCGGAAAAAAGTTTTCCCGTTCTGGAAAGAAGTATTAGGTGAAAAGGTAACCCGGATATCTGCAGGAGGTGCTTCCTTACCGGAACATCTGGCCAGATTGTTTTTTGCCATGGACATCATGGTGCTTGAAGTTTATGGCATGACGGAAACCTATGCCATATCTGTCAATTCCTTCCAATATGGCATAAAAATCGGAACGGTGGGTGTACCGGAAAAAAATGTGGAGGTCAGGCTGGATGAAGAGGGTGAAATACTTTGCAGAAGCCCTTATATCATTAAAGGTTATTACAAAAATCCGGAACTGACGGCAGAAATTATTGACCCGGATGGTTGGTTCCACACAGGGGATTTAGGCGAATGGATGGATGGGAAGTATTTAAAAATCACCGGAAGAAAAAAGCATGTTTTTAAAACCGCATCAGGGAATTTTATTTCTCCTGAAAACATTGAAAAACAGCTTGTTAAGTCCAGATTTATCAGCCATGCTCTCGTGGTTGGTAAAGATAAAAACTACCTTTCTGCCATTCTTGTTCCTGATTTTAATGAACTTAAAAACTATTGTCAGGAAAGGAAATATGAAACCACTAACTGGAAAATTGTTTTGAATGATTTGGAAATCAGGTCTTTGTTTCAGAAAGTCATTGACGAATACAACCGGAATGCATGGGAAACCGAGCAAATTAAAAAATTCAGCATACTCGACCATCCATGGTCGGTTCAAACCGGAGAACTGACTCCCACAATGAAACTGAAAAGAAACAATCTGCTTGAGCGATATGATGGAATGGTAAAGCAATTTTATGAATAG
- a CDS encoding TonB-dependent receptor, which yields MRKIALFTLLLLSVSFLQAQHIIQGKVYDKETKEALQGASVLIRGSQSGTITDKSGYFKINVSDNRQVVLLVSFLGFKTQEIKAEPDGKELQVYLESSALVGDEVVISASRVNEKVISAPASIQKIQATTIQNLPGWNFYHSLGNIKEVDIVTNNLGFATFNTRGFNSTQPYRVVQYVDGMDNQSSGLNFSPGNMFGVSDIDLASIELISGPASAMYGPNALQGVLSMTTKNPYDYKGLTVMLKGGSRNYMEGQLRFADTYGKKDQIGFKLTAGYFSGDDWPADDPKYNRYRIMPSSPQNIYNLIADSGFQNYVSVYDSARPAPVSFMLPGYMEGDMVSLKNESMKVNAFLAYRFNGHAEISYNYKFSQSSGVFQGNNRARMEDFIHQQHKIEGRYRNFTFKAYATFENSNKSFDLGLTGINLGMAGLPAVSRAYADAFVSSIEQQTNYYSLPFNYAQMYPVAHQAALAASANGWLQPGTDKFNAVLNSIITNPDRPQGSRYPDLSIFEHAEAGYSKDLKWAELNAGLVFRNWIPRTNGKIFSDTNGVNISFFDFGGFAQLTKNLLNDNLKLIASVRADKSKNYNAQLSPRFAVVYKLKSHYFRVGLQSAFRSPTLNDQYYLLNTGSFIVKGNITGYYNLYTLSSVMAFKQTGNPALLETIQLDPIQPEQVKTFEIGYRSQIINKLYIDWNFYMNKYNGFIGSVRAVEPKTGIAGDSTGLADLKNGKYNTYSIYANSKSDVQTLGSSIGLNYAINNKINVYFNYTYAKMKDLATTDPLVPGFNTPKHRFNIGLEGKNLFKNFGLTANFHWVDSVKWEAVFASGTLQPYSTFDVQLNYHLVKYNTIVRIGGTNLLGREYYQAFGAPGIGRFLFASLTYNFTDL from the coding sequence ATGAGGAAAATAGCTTTATTCACATTACTGCTGCTGAGTGTCAGTTTTTTGCAGGCTCAGCATATTATTCAGGGAAAGGTTTATGACAAAGAAACAAAGGAAGCCTTGCAGGGAGCTTCTGTGCTCATCAGGGGCAGTCAGAGCGGTACGATTACTGACAAAAGCGGTTATTTTAAAATTAATGTCAGTGATAACAGGCAGGTAGTATTACTGGTTTCTTTTCTTGGTTTTAAAACTCAGGAAATAAAAGCTGAGCCGGATGGAAAAGAACTGCAGGTATATCTGGAAAGCTCGGCACTGGTTGGGGATGAAGTAGTCATCAGTGCTTCAAGGGTTAATGAGAAAGTAATTTCGGCTCCTGCCTCTATTCAAAAGATTCAGGCGACCACCATTCAGAACCTTCCTGGATGGAATTTTTATCATAGCCTTGGAAATATCAAAGAAGTAGATATTGTAACGAACAATCTGGGATTTGCCACTTTCAACACACGTGGTTTCAATTCTACTCAGCCTTACCGAGTTGTTCAATATGTGGATGGCATGGATAATCAGTCGAGTGGCTTGAATTTTTCGCCCGGAAATATGTTTGGCGTTTCCGATATTGATCTGGCTTCCATTGAGTTAATTTCAGGCCCGGCTTCTGCTATGTATGGTCCTAATGCCCTTCAGGGGGTTTTGTCGATGACAACAAAAAATCCCTATGATTATAAAGGACTGACTGTGATGCTGAAGGGCGGAAGCAGAAATTATATGGAAGGACAGCTTCGCTTTGCTGATACCTATGGTAAAAAAGACCAGATCGGGTTTAAACTGACTGCCGGATACTTTTCCGGGGATGACTGGCCGGCTGATGATCCGAAATACAACCGCTACAGGATTATGCCTTCATCTCCGCAGAATATCTATAATCTGATAGCCGACTCAGGTTTTCAAAACTATGTATCGGTTTACGACAGTGCACGTCCGGCTCCGGTTTCATTCATGCTCCCCGGCTACATGGAGGGCGATATGGTTTCATTAAAAAATGAAAGTATGAAGGTGAATGCCTTTCTGGCCTATCGTTTTAACGGACATGCTGAAATATCCTACAATTATAAGTTTTCTCAATCAAGTGGCGTATTTCAGGGAAACAACAGGGCAAGGATGGAAGATTTTATTCACCAGCAACATAAAATAGAAGGAAGATACCGCAATTTTACTTTCAAAGCTTATGCGACTTTCGAAAATTCAAACAAGAGTTTTGACCTTGGACTTACCGGGATCAATTTAGGTATGGCTGGCCTCCCAGCGGTCAGCCGTGCCTATGCTGATGCTTTTGTCAGCAGCATCGAACAGCAAACAAATTATTATTCTTTGCCGTTTAACTATGCGCAGATGTATCCGGTTGCCCATCAGGCAGCTTTGGCTGCTTCGGCAAATGGCTGGCTGCAACCAGGTACTGATAAATTTAATGCTGTCCTGAATTCCATCATCACCAATCCGGATCGTCCTCAGGGTTCACGCTACCCCGACTTATCCATTTTTGAACATGCCGAAGCCGGATATTCCAAAGACCTGAAATGGGCAGAACTTAATGCAGGCCTTGTTTTCCGTAACTGGATACCTCGCACGAACGGAAAGATTTTCAGTGATACCAATGGCGTCAATATTTCATTTTTCGATTTCGGAGGATTTGCCCAGTTAACCAAAAATCTGTTGAATGACAACCTGAAGCTGATTGCTTCGGTAAGGGCAGATAAGAGTAAAAACTATAATGCACAGCTTTCACCACGCTTTGCAGTTGTTTATAAGCTGAAAAGCCATTATTTCCGTGTTGGCCTTCAATCCGCATTCCGCAGCCCGACACTCAACGACCAGTATTATTTACTGAATACAGGTTCTTTCATCGTCAAGGGAAATATTACCGGCTATTATAACCTTTATACCCTGTCGTCAGTGATGGCATTCAAGCAAACAGGGAATCCTGCGCTCCTTGAAACCATTCAGCTCGATCCCATTCAGCCTGAACAGGTAAAAACTTTCGAAATTGGTTACAGAAGCCAGATAATCAACAAATTATATATTGACTGGAATTTTTATATGAACAAGTACAATGGTTTTATCGGCAGTGTCAGGGCAGTTGAGCCCAAAACAGGCATTGCAGGCGATTCAACCGGATTAGCCGACCTTAAAAATGGAAAATACAACACCTATTCCATTTATGCCAATTCTAAATCAGATGTTCAGACACTCGGGTCTTCCATCGGTTTGAACTATGCAATAAACAATAAAATCAATGTTTACTTTAATTATACCTATGCCAAAATGAAGGATCTGGCAACCACCGATCCGCTTGTTCCCGGCTTTAATACACCCAAACATCGTTTCAATATCGGGCTGGAAGGGAAAAATCTCTTTAAAAATTTTGGTTTAACTGCTAATTTCCATTGGGTTGATTCGGTTAAGTGGGAAGCTGTTTTTGCCAGCGGAACCCTTCAACCTTATTCAACATTCGATGTCCAGTTGAATTATCATCTGGTTAAATACAACACGATTGTCAGGATTGGCGGAACTAATCTGCTTGGCCGGGAATATTATCAGGCCTTTGGTGCTCCCGGTATAGGCAGGTTTTTATTTGCATCGCTCACTTATAACTTTACCGATTTATAA
- a CDS encoding Crp/Fnr family transcriptional regulator, whose translation MEFRAFLKNTYLFGHLQDNELEELEQNSTEVFFARGETIYKQDSFATHALYLLKGHASVYTEIQNYQRIIKIIKPGWFIGLMSVFSMEKHLFSARAVENCVVRMIDKTTLSSLLSRNSEFSLKFIKELSLLGSSLIYYLALQNTKNVRGRIAEILLHLSENIFKSPTFPLMFTRKELGAIANTSTETAIRIINDFKREKLIEIENNVITILNIELLRKAVILG comes from the coding sequence ATGGAATTCAGAGCATTTCTGAAAAACACTTATCTGTTCGGGCATTTGCAGGATAATGAACTGGAAGAACTTGAACAGAACAGCACAGAAGTATTTTTTGCCAGAGGTGAAACCATTTATAAACAGGATAGTTTTGCCACCCATGCCCTCTATCTGCTGAAAGGTCATGCTTCAGTTTATACAGAAATACAAAATTACCAGCGTATTATAAAAATCATCAAGCCGGGTTGGTTTATCGGGCTTATGTCTGTTTTCAGCATGGAAAAGCATTTGTTTTCAGCCAGGGCAGTGGAAAACTGCGTGGTCAGAATGATAGACAAAACCACCTTATCATCGTTATTAAGCAGAAATTCCGAGTTTTCCTTAAAATTCATCAAGGAACTGAGCCTGCTGGGAAGCAGTCTGATTTATTACCTTGCCCTGCAAAATACCAAAAATGTCAGAGGCCGCATTGCCGAAATTCTGTTGCATTTATCCGAAAATATATTTAAAAGCCCGACATTTCCATTAATGTTTACGCGCAAAGAACTCGGTGCCATTGCCAATACATCGACAGAAACAGCTATCCGCATTATCAATGATTTTAAACGGGAAAAACTGATAGAAATCGAAAACAATGTTATTACAATTCTCAACATAGAATTGCTCAGAAAGGCAGTAATCCTTGGTTAG